One genomic segment of Oreochromis aureus strain Israel breed Guangdong linkage group 9, ZZ_aureus, whole genome shotgun sequence includes these proteins:
- the tubb6 gene encoding tubulin beta-5 chain, whose product MREIVHIQAGQCGNQIGTKFWEVISDEHGIDPAGNYVGDSSLQLDRVNVYYNEASSHKYVPRAVLVDLEPGTMDSVRSGAFGQLFRPDNFIFGQTGAGNNWAKGHYTEGAELVDSVLDVVRKECEHCDCLQGFQLTHSLGGGTGSGMGTLLISKIREEYPDRIMNTFSVMPSPKVSDTVVEPYNATLSVHQLVENTDETYCIDNEALYDICFRTLKLTTPTYGDLNHLVSATMSGVTTSLRFPGQLNADLRKLAVNMVPFPRLHFFMPGFAPLTARGSQQYRALTVPELTQQMFDARNMMAACDPRHGRYLTVATVFRGPMSMKEVDEQMLNIQNKNSSYFVEWIPNNVKVAVCDIAPRGLKMAATFIGNSTAIQELFKRISEQFSAMFRRKAFLHWFTGEGMDEMEFTEAESNMNDLVSEYQQYQEATANDGEENFEDEEDEINE is encoded by the exons ATGAGGGAGATCGTTCACATCCAAGCGGGACAGTGCGGGAACCAGATCGGGACCAAG TTTTGGGAAGTGATCAGTGACGAGCACGGCATCGACCCCGCCGGGAACTATGTGGGTGACTCGAGTCTGCAGCTGGACAGAGTCAACGTCTACTACAACGAGGCCTCCT CGCATAAATACGTCCCCCGGGCCGTGCTGGTCGACCTGGAACCGGGAACCATGGACAGCGTGCGCTCGGGAGCCTTCGGACAACTCTTCAGACCAGATAACTTCATCTTTG gtcagacaggtgCAGGGAACAACTGGGCCAAAGGTCACTACACGGAAGGGGCGGAGCTTGTGGACTCTGTCCTGGACGTAGTGAGGAAGGAGTGCGAGCACTGCGACTGTCTCCAG GGCTTCCAGCTGACTCACTCTCTGGGAGGGGGCACTGGTTCGGGGATGGGCACCCTGCTGATCAGCAAGATCCGGGAGGAGTACCCCGACCGGATCATGAACACCTTCAGCGTCATGCCCTCACCGAAG GTGTCGGACACTGTGGTGGAGCCTTACAACGCCACCCTGTCGGTCCACCAGCTGGTAGAAAACACAGATGAGACCTACTGCATCGACAACGAGGCCCTTTACGACATCTGCTTCCGCACTCTTAAACTCACCACCCCCACCTATGGCGACCTCAACCACCTGGTGTCAGCCACGATGAGCGGCGTGACGACCTCGCTCCGTTTCCCCGGACAGCTCAACGCAGATCTCCGCAAGCTGGCCGTGAACATGGTTCCTTTCCCCAGGCTGCACTTCTTCATGCCGGGGTTTGCTCCTCTGACGGCGCGAGGCAGCCAGCAGTATCGAGCACTCACTGTTCCTGAGCTCACCCAGCAGATGTTTGATGCCAGGAACATGATGGCGGCTTGTGACCCTCGCCATGGACGATACCTGACTGTGGCCACCGTCTTCCGGGGGCCCATGTCCATGAAGGAGGTGGACGAGCAGATGCTGAACATCCAGAACAAGAACAGCAGCTACTTCGTGGAGTGGATCCCCAACAACGTGAAGGTGGCCGTCTGCGACATCGCTCCCCGAGGGCTCAAGATGGCCGCCACCTTCATCGGCAACAGCACCGCCATCCAGGAGCTGTTCAAGCGGATCTCTGAGCAGTTCTCGGCCATGTTCCGCCGAAAGGCGTTTCTGCACTGGTTCACCGGCGAGGGCATGGACGAGATGGAGTTCACGGAGGCGGAGAGCAACATGAACGACCTGGTGTCCGAGTACCAGCAGTACCAGGAAGCCACCGCCAACGACGGCGAGGAGAACTTTGAGGACGAGGAGGACGAGATCAACGAGTAA
- the LOC116330772 gene encoding checkpoint protein HUS1 — translation MPDFDVSIYLPPLKTMKNIVDRMKNLSNFLVIEANLNGEMNLKIETDLVSVTTHFRDLGNPPWGDDASQDGGPSQIRDPESMVEARVDIRRLQQFLMGQQVNPSKAMCNIVHQSVLHLILLHEDMSLQYFIPAVA, via the exons ATGCCGGACTTTGAT GTCAGCATCTACCTCCCTCCCCTGAAGACCATGAAGAACATCGTGGACAGGATGAAGAACCTCTCCAACTTCCTG gtaaTCGAAGCCAACCTGAACGGAGAGATGAACCTGAAGATTGAGACCGATCTGGTTTCCGTGACGACTCACTTCAGAGACCTGGGAAACCCTCCGTGGG gcGATGACGCCTCCCAGGATGGCGGCCCGTCTCAGATCAGGGACCCGGAGAGCATGGTGGAGGCCAGGGTGGACATCAGGAGGCTGCAGCAGTTCCTCATGGGGCAGCAGGTCAACCCCAGCAAGGCCATGTGCA ACATCGTCCATCAGAGCGTCCTCCACCTGATTCTCCTGCATGAAGACATGTCGCTGCAGTACTTTATCCCCGCCGTGGCGTAG